In one Agrobacterium tumefaciens genomic region, the following are encoded:
- the fabD gene encoding ACP S-malonyltransferase, with product MGIAFTFPGQGSQAVGMGKELADTYVEARAVFEEVDEALGQKLSDIMWNGPEETLTLTANAQPALMAVSMAVMRVLEARGLKLSDSVSYVAGHSLGEYSALCAAGTFSIADTARLLRIRGNAMQAAVPVGEGAMAAIIGLEHDAVSAICGEAAILGICQIANDNGGGQLVISGSKAAVEKAAAIASEKGAKRAIMLPVSAPFHSALMAPAAEAMREALATVEKKNPVVPVIANVRAAPVSDANEIAALLVEQVTGQVRWRETVEWFAANNVTQLYEIGSGKVLTGLARRIDKTVNGVAVNGAADIDQLLATLIG from the coding sequence AAGCCAGGCCGTCGGCATGGGCAAGGAACTCGCCGACACTTATGTAGAGGCGCGCGCCGTCTTCGAGGAAGTCGATGAGGCGCTTGGCCAGAAGCTTTCCGACATCATGTGGAATGGCCCGGAGGAAACGCTGACGCTGACGGCGAATGCCCAGCCGGCGCTCATGGCGGTGTCCATGGCGGTCATGCGGGTTCTGGAAGCACGCGGCCTGAAGCTCTCCGACTCCGTTTCTTATGTTGCGGGCCATTCGCTCGGTGAATATTCGGCGCTCTGTGCCGCCGGCACCTTCTCGATTGCCGACACCGCCCGTCTTCTTCGCATCCGCGGCAATGCCATGCAGGCCGCCGTGCCGGTTGGCGAGGGCGCCATGGCGGCGATCATCGGGCTGGAGCACGATGCGGTTTCGGCGATCTGCGGGGAGGCCGCCATTCTTGGCATCTGCCAGATCGCCAATGACAATGGCGGCGGCCAGCTGGTCATTTCCGGATCCAAGGCTGCGGTTGAAAAGGCTGCGGCCATCGCTTCCGAAAAGGGCGCCAAACGCGCCATCATGCTGCCGGTTTCCGCGCCCTTCCACTCGGCGCTGATGGCGCCTGCCGCAGAAGCGATGCGTGAGGCGCTGGCGACCGTCGAAAAGAAAAACCCGGTCGTGCCGGTTATCGCCAATGTGCGCGCCGCTCCCGTTTCCGACGCCAATGAGATCGCCGCCTTGCTGGTTGAGCAGGTGACGGGCCAGGTGCGCTGGCGCGAAACTGTTGAATGGTTCGCCGCCAACAATGTGACGCAGCTTTATGAGATCGGCTCCGGCAAGGTGCTGACGGGCCTTGCCCGCCGCATCGACAAGACGGTGAACGGCGTGGCCGTCAACGGCGCTGCCGATATCGATCAGCTGCTTGCCACTCTCATCGGCTGA
- the fabG gene encoding 3-oxoacyl-[acyl-carrier-protein] reductase, with translation MFDLTGRKALVTGATGGIGEEIARLLHSQGATVGLHGTRVEKLEALAAELGERVKIFPANLADRAEVKALGEKAEAELEGVDILVNNAGITKDGLFVRMSDEDWDNVIEVNLTAMFRLTRELTHPMMRRRFGRIINITSIVGVTGNPGQANYCASKAGMIGFSKSLAQEIATRNVTVNCVAPGFIESAMTGKLNDKQKDAIMGAIPMKRMGTGAEVASAVLYLASNEAAYMTGQTLHVNGGMAMI, from the coding sequence ATGTTTGATCTGACAGGCCGCAAGGCTCTCGTAACCGGCGCGACCGGCGGTATCGGCGAAGAAATCGCCCGCCTTCTGCACAGCCAGGGCGCAACCGTCGGCCTGCACGGCACGCGCGTTGAAAAGCTCGAAGCGCTGGCGGCGGAACTTGGCGAGCGCGTCAAGATTTTCCCGGCTAACCTTGCCGACCGCGCCGAGGTCAAGGCGCTCGGCGAAAAGGCCGAAGCCGAGCTGGAAGGCGTCGATATCCTCGTCAACAATGCCGGCATCACCAAGGACGGCCTCTTCGTACGCATGAGCGACGAGGACTGGGACAATGTCATCGAAGTGAACCTGACGGCGATGTTCCGCCTGACGCGTGAGCTGACACATCCGATGATGCGCCGCCGTTTCGGCCGCATCATCAACATCACCTCCATCGTCGGCGTCACCGGCAATCCCGGCCAGGCCAACTATTGCGCCTCCAAGGCCGGCATGATCGGTTTTTCGAAGTCGCTGGCGCAGGAAATCGCCACCCGCAACGTCACCGTCAACTGCGTGGCGCCGGGCTTTATCGAAAGCGCCATGACCGGCAAGCTGAATGACAAGCAGAAAGACGCCATCATGGGCGCCATTCCCATGAAGCGCATGGGAACCGGTGCCGAAGTCGCTTCGGCCGTTCTTTATCTGGCTTCCAATGAAGCCGCCTACATGACCGGCCAGACCCTGCACGTCAACGGCGGCATGGCGATGATCTGA
- a CDS encoding acyl carrier protein, which produces MSDIAERVKKIVIDHLGVDADKVVEGASFIDDLGADSLDTVELVMAFEEEFGVEIPDDAADSILTVGDAVKFIEKAQA; this is translated from the coding sequence ATGAGCGATATCGCAGAACGCGTAAAGAAAATTGTAATTGATCATCTTGGCGTTGACGCCGACAAGGTTGTTGAAGGCGCCAGCTTCATTGACGATCTGGGCGCTGATTCGCTCGATACCGTTGAACTGGTCATGGCTTTCGAAGAAGAATTCGGCGTCGAAATTCCCGACGACGCAGCTGACTCGATCCTGACTGTCGGCGACGCCGTCAAGTTCATCGAGAAGGCACAGGCCTGA
- the fabF gene encoding beta-ketoacyl-ACP synthase II, with product MRRVVITGTGMVSPLGCGTEVTWERLLAGQNGARLVTEFEVEDLPAKIACRIPVGDGSNGTFNADDWMEVKEQRKIDPFILYGVAAADMALADAGWHPETDEDQIATGVLIGSGIGGLEGIVEAGYTLRDKGPRRISPFFIPGRLINLVSGQVSIRHKLRGPNHAVVTACSTGAHAIGDAARLIAFGDADVMVAGGAESPVCRIALAGFAACKALSTQHNDNPEKASRPYDRDRDGFVMGEGAGIVVLEELEHAKARGAKIYAEVVGYGLSGDAYHITAPSEDGEGAYRCMAMALKRAGLTPDDIDYINAHGTSTMADTIELGAVERLVGDSAPKISMSSTKSATGHLLGAAGAIEAIFATLAIRDNIVPPTLNLDNPDVETKIDLVPHKARKRQVNVALSNSFGFGGTNASLVLRRYEA from the coding sequence ATGAGGCGTGTCGTTATCACCGGTACCGGCATGGTATCTCCTCTTGGATGCGGAACGGAAGTGACCTGGGAGCGGCTGCTGGCCGGCCAGAATGGCGCCCGTCTCGTGACTGAATTCGAAGTCGAAGACTTGCCAGCCAAGATCGCCTGCCGCATTCCCGTCGGCGATGGCTCCAACGGCACCTTCAATGCCGACGACTGGATGGAAGTCAAAGAACAGCGCAAGATCGATCCGTTCATCCTTTATGGCGTGGCCGCCGCCGACATGGCGCTTGCCGATGCCGGTTGGCATCCCGAAACGGACGAGGACCAGATCGCGACAGGCGTTCTGATCGGTTCCGGCATTGGTGGTCTGGAAGGCATTGTCGAGGCGGGTTATACGCTGCGCGACAAGGGTCCGCGCCGCATTTCTCCATTCTTCATTCCCGGCCGTCTGATCAACCTCGTTTCCGGCCAGGTCTCCATCCGCCACAAGCTGCGCGGACCGAACCATGCCGTTGTGACGGCCTGCTCGACCGGCGCGCACGCCATTGGCGATGCCGCCCGGCTGATCGCTTTCGGCGATGCCGACGTCATGGTCGCGGGTGGCGCCGAATCGCCGGTCTGCCGCATTGCGCTTGCCGGTTTCGCCGCCTGCAAGGCGCTCTCCACCCAGCACAATGACAATCCGGAAAAGGCCTCGCGCCCCTATGACCGTGACCGCGATGGTTTCGTCATGGGTGAAGGTGCGGGCATCGTCGTTCTGGAAGAGCTGGAACATGCCAAGGCGCGCGGCGCGAAGATTTATGCCGAAGTCGTCGGTTATGGCCTTTCCGGTGACGCCTACCACATCACGGCTCCGTCCGAGGACGGCGAGGGTGCCTATCGCTGCATGGCGATGGCGCTGAAGCGCGCAGGTCTCACGCCTGACGATATCGACTATATCAACGCCCACGGCACCTCCACCATGGCCGACACGATCGAGCTTGGTGCCGTCGAGCGGCTCGTGGGCGATTCGGCCCCGAAGATCTCGATGTCGTCGACCAAGTCGGCCACCGGCCATCTTCTCGGTGCGGCGGGTGCGATCGAAGCCATTTTCGCGACGCTTGCGATCCGCGACAACATCGTACCGCCGACATTGAACCTCGATAATCCCGATGTGGAAACGAAGATCGATCTGGTGCCGCACAAGGCGCGCAAGCGTCAGGTCAATGTGGCGCTCTCGAATTCCTTCGGTTTCGGCGGCACCAACGCCTCCCTCGTACTGCGTCGTTACGAAGCCTAG
- the mltG gene encoding endolytic transglycosylase MltG — protein sequence MSDTNQNSQGQNGAGEGNRGPIIPKSPTEALRPEKVPAPPKRSRKAHGQLVIFLNFLMTLAVAVCVLAIAAFYYMINAFQEPGPLQTNTHFTVRNGAGLIEIANNLERNDVVSNARVFRLMTGSYLQKDQTLKAGEYEIKAGASMKDIMMLLESGKSILYSVSLPEGLTVKQMFARLGADEVLDGELPSALPPEGSLRPDTYRFTRGTKREEIINQMSAAQDKLIDMIWERRDPDLPIKTVEEFVTLASIVEKETGKDDERAHVASVFYNRLKKGMRLQSDPTIIYGLFGGDGKPSDRPIYQSDLQKQTPFNTYVIKGLPPSPIANPGRAALEAVANPWRTDDLYFVADGTGGHVFAKTLDEHNANVRRWRKIEAEKAAAGANPDVAVDGQPGGAEAEKPANN from the coding sequence GTGAGCGACACGAACCAGAACAGCCAGGGACAAAACGGTGCGGGCGAAGGCAATCGCGGCCCGATCATTCCGAAATCCCCGACGGAAGCGCTGCGGCCGGAAAAGGTGCCGGCGCCGCCGAAGCGCTCCCGCAAGGCCCATGGCCAGCTGGTGATCTTCCTGAATTTCCTGATGACGCTTGCGGTTGCCGTCTGCGTTCTGGCCATTGCAGCTTTCTATTACATGATCAATGCGTTCCAGGAGCCAGGCCCGCTGCAGACGAACACGCATTTCACGGTGCGCAACGGCGCCGGTCTCATCGAGATCGCCAATAATCTCGAGCGTAACGATGTCGTATCAAACGCCCGTGTCTTCCGCCTGATGACCGGCAGCTACCTGCAAAAGGACCAGACCCTTAAGGCGGGTGAATACGAGATCAAGGCCGGCGCATCGATGAAAGACATCATGATGCTGCTGGAATCCGGCAAGTCGATTCTTTACTCCGTCTCCCTTCCCGAAGGCCTCACCGTCAAGCAGATGTTCGCGCGTCTTGGAGCAGATGAAGTGCTGGACGGCGAATTGCCCTCGGCCCTGCCGCCGGAAGGCAGCCTGCGCCCCGATACCTACCGCTTCACCCGCGGCACCAAGCGCGAGGAAATCATCAACCAGATGAGTGCCGCGCAGGACAAGCTGATCGACATGATCTGGGAGCGGCGCGACCCCGATTTGCCGATCAAGACGGTCGAGGAATTCGTGACGCTCGCCTCTATCGTGGAAAAGGAAACCGGCAAGGATGACGAGCGCGCCCATGTGGCTTCCGTCTTCTACAACCGTCTGAAGAAGGGCATGCGCCTGCAATCCGACCCGACGATCATCTATGGTCTGTTCGGCGGTGACGGCAAGCCGTCCGACAGGCCGATCTACCAGTCGGACCTGCAGAAGCAGACGCCGTTCAATACCTATGTTATCAAGGGCTTGCCACCGTCTCCTATCGCCAATCCGGGACGTGCCGCACTTGAGGCTGTCGCCAATCCATGGCGTACCGACGACCTCTATTTCGTGGCTGATGGCACGGGCGGTCACGTCTTTGCCAAGACGCTGGACGAGCACAACGCCAATGTGCGCCGCTGGCGTAAGATCGAAGCGGAAAAGGCGGCCGCCGGCGCCAATCCCGATGTTGCCGTGGATGGTCAGCCCGGCGGCGCAGAGGCGGAAAAACCCGCTAACAACTGA
- a CDS encoding YicC family protein, translated as MTLQSMTGFARSEGTSGRYRWAWELRSVNGKGLDVRLRLPTGLEALETSLREIAGAHLSRGNIQAGLTLSIAENRLEAVINRDALAAVLALKKELGDVVDDKPLSFDTLLSLRGLVDFREAEDDAEAQAARNSDVLAGFAAAVEKLKDMREREGASLFAILSGHIDRIEQLAAIIENDPSRQPEQIAARLAQQIALIGEGMHGLDRDRLHAEAALIATKADLREEIDRLHSHVQASRELLKNGGPVGRKLDFLAQEFNRESNTICSKSNASAVTAAGIELKVVIDQFREQVQNLE; from the coding sequence ATGACATTGCAATCGATGACCGGTTTCGCGCGCAGCGAGGGAACATCCGGCCGTTACCGCTGGGCGTGGGAGCTGCGTTCGGTCAATGGCAAGGGTCTGGATGTGCGCCTGCGTCTGCCGACCGGTCTGGAAGCGCTGGAAACGAGCCTGCGGGAGATCGCCGGTGCGCATCTGTCCCGCGGCAATATCCAGGCGGGATTGACGCTGTCTATTGCGGAAAACCGGCTGGAAGCGGTGATAAACCGCGATGCCCTTGCGGCGGTTCTCGCCCTGAAGAAAGAGCTTGGTGATGTCGTTGACGACAAGCCATTGAGCTTCGATACGTTGCTGTCGCTGCGCGGTCTGGTCGATTTTCGCGAGGCGGAAGATGACGCCGAGGCGCAGGCGGCGCGCAACAGTGATGTACTTGCCGGTTTTGCCGCCGCCGTCGAAAAGCTGAAGGACATGCGCGAGCGGGAAGGTGCTTCCCTGTTTGCCATCCTCTCCGGCCATATCGACAGGATCGAACAGCTTGCCGCCATCATTGAAAACGATCCTTCCCGCCAGCCCGAACAGATCGCCGCACGGCTTGCCCAGCAGATCGCCCTGATCGGCGAGGGCATGCACGGGCTTGATCGTGACCGTCTTCACGCGGAGGCGGCGCTGATCGCCACCAAGGCCGATCTGCGTGAAGAGATCGACCGGCTGCATTCCCATGTACAGGCATCACGCGAGCTTTTGAAAAATGGCGGGCCTGTCGGCCGCAAGCTCGATTTTCTTGCACAGGAATTTAACCGCGAGTCGAATACAATCTGTTCCAAATCGAACGCCAGTGCGGTAACCGCAGCAGGCATAGAGCTGAAAGTGGTTATCGACCAGTTCCGCGAGCAGGTCCAAAATCTGGAGTAG
- the gmk gene encoding guanylate kinase, which yields MVPMNDSPVTIARRGLMLVISSPSGAGKSTIARNLLEKDKNISLSVSVTTRARRHSEIEGIHYHFISKRDFERMRDNEELLEWAEVHGNFYGTPREPVEVAMAAGRDMLFDIDWQGAEQLQDKMKADVVSIFILPPTMTELQSRLHRRAEDTEEVIKTRLLNSRSEIEHWRDYDYVILNDDLQAAFEAIEAIVKAERVRRDRRHGMFDFVRALLEEEPQL from the coding sequence ATGGTCCCGATGAACGATTCCCCCGTCACGATTGCCCGTCGAGGGCTGATGCTGGTGATTTCGTCGCCATCGGGCGCGGGCAAATCCACGATCGCCCGCAACCTGCTCGAAAAGGACAAGAATATCAGCCTGTCCGTCAGCGTCACCACGCGCGCGCGCCGTCATAGCGAGATAGAAGGCATCCACTACCACTTCATCTCCAAGCGCGATTTTGAGCGCATGCGCGATAACGAAGAACTGCTGGAATGGGCGGAGGTTCACGGCAATTTTTACGGTACGCCGCGCGAGCCGGTGGAAGTGGCGATGGCTGCCGGACGCGACATGCTGTTCGACATCGACTGGCAGGGTGCCGAACAGCTGCAGGACAAGATGAAGGCGGATGTCGTGTCCATTTTCATCCTGCCGCCGACCATGACAGAGCTGCAATCGCGCCTGCACCGCCGCGCCGAAGACACTGAAGAAGTGATAAAGACCCGGCTCCTCAATTCTCGCTCCGAAATAGAGCACTGGCGCGATTATGACTATGTCATCCTCAATGATGACCTGCAGGCCGCCTTCGAGGCGATCGAGGCGATCGTCAAGGCTGAACGCGTCCGCCGCGACCGCCGCCACGGCATGTTCGATTTCGTGCGCGCATTGCTGGAGGAAGAGCCGCAGCTCTGA
- a CDS encoding alpha/beta hydrolase: MENAGFRYKLDPPANDPDCAVVLLHGSGRTEDDLVSFGRSVFPNGILFAPRGAIPWEDGFAFFRRTPDRRLDLDDLKHQAESLCRFVDVVFQKTGERPFLVGYSNGAIIAAETLYQNHRLSRGAILLRPLSPRHGQHFPALTGYPTLLLAGTHDERRHPSDAPYLADQLEKAGATVVLETITTGHGWAPDAADERLSRQWLYDHQTG, translated from the coding sequence ATGGAGAATGCCGGCTTTCGCTACAAGCTCGACCCTCCTGCCAACGATCCTGATTGCGCGGTCGTGTTACTGCATGGGTCTGGCCGGACGGAAGATGATCTTGTTTCGTTTGGCCGCTCTGTCTTTCCCAATGGAATTCTCTTTGCACCGAGAGGCGCGATCCCCTGGGAAGACGGGTTCGCATTTTTCCGCAGGACGCCCGACAGGCGGCTGGATCTCGACGATCTGAAACATCAGGCCGAGAGCCTTTGTCGGTTCGTCGACGTCGTGTTTCAGAAGACGGGAGAGCGTCCCTTCCTCGTTGGATATTCGAACGGGGCGATCATCGCGGCTGAAACGCTTTATCAAAATCACCGTCTGTCGAGAGGCGCCATTCTGCTTCGGCCGCTATCGCCGCGGCATGGCCAGCATTTTCCGGCCCTGACCGGATATCCCACGCTTCTGCTGGCGGGCACCCATGACGAGCGGCGGCACCCTTCGGATGCACCGTATCTGGCAGATCAGCTTGAAAAAGCAGGGGCCACCGTTGTGCTGGAGACGATCACAACGGGTCATGGCTGGGCGCCAGATGCGGCAGACGAACGCCTGTCCCGTCAATGGCTATATGATCATCAAACAGGCTAG
- the rsmA gene encoding 16S rRNA (adenine(1518)-N(6)/adenine(1519)-N(6))-dimethyltransferase RsmA, whose protein sequence is MAAIDGLPPLRDVIQRHGLDAKKSLGQNFLFDLNLTQKIARTAGPLEGVTVIEVGPGPGGLTRAILSLGAKKVIAVERDSRCLPALAEIEAHYPGRLEVIEGDALKTDFETMVPAGEPVRIIANLPYNVGTQLLVNWLLPKEWPPFWLSMTLMFQKEVGQRIVAEEGDNHYGRLGVLAGWRTVSEMAFDVPPQAFSPPPKVTSTVVHLLPKEKPLPCDVAKLEKVTEAAFGQRRKMLRQSVKSLGGEALLEKAGIDPTRRAETLSVEEFVILANSL, encoded by the coding sequence ATGGCGGCCATAGACGGACTGCCGCCGCTGCGCGATGTCATTCAGCGGCATGGACTGGATGCGAAGAAATCGCTTGGGCAGAATTTCCTGTTCGATCTCAACCTCACCCAGAAGATCGCCCGAACGGCAGGGCCGCTTGAGGGCGTGACGGTCATCGAGGTCGGCCCCGGACCGGGCGGCCTTACCCGCGCCATTCTTTCGCTCGGCGCCAAGAAGGTCATTGCCGTCGAACGTGACAGCCGCTGCCTGCCGGCGCTCGCCGAAATCGAAGCGCATTATCCCGGACGTCTCGAAGTCATTGAGGGCGATGCTCTCAAGACCGATTTCGAGACGATGGTTCCTGCCGGCGAACCCGTGCGGATCATCGCCAATCTGCCTTACAATGTCGGCACGCAATTGCTCGTCAACTGGCTTCTGCCGAAAGAATGGCCGCCCTTCTGGCTTTCCATGACGCTGATGTTCCAGAAGGAAGTCGGCCAGCGCATCGTGGCGGAAGAAGGCGACAACCATTATGGCCGCCTCGGCGTTCTCGCCGGCTGGCGCACGGTATCGGAAATGGCCTTCGACGTTCCGCCGCAGGCCTTCAGCCCGCCGCCAAAGGTCACCTCCACCGTTGTGCACCTGCTGCCGAAGGAAAAGCCGCTTCCCTGCGATGTCGCAAAGCTCGAAAAGGTAACCGAGGCCGCCTTCGGCCAGCGTCGCAAGATGCTGCGCCAGAGCGTAAAAAGTCTTGGTGGCGAGGCGCTGCTGGAAAAGGCGGGCATTGATCCGACACGCCGGGCGGAAACGCTGTCGGTCGAGGAATTCGTGATATTGGCGAATAGCCTGTAA
- the pdxA gene encoding 4-hydroxythreonine-4-phosphate dehydrogenase PdxA, whose product MTHASLPLALTQGDPAGIGPDIAITAWARRRENGVAPFVFIGDPDVVASRAALIGIPVNIETCDAANAVSLFDDAFPVLPLPVGFEVQAGQPHVGAAHATIKAIETAVSLTVEGKASAVVTNPIAKSVLYEAGFGFPGHTEFLADLALRLTGKQVTPVMMIAGPKVRVVPVTIHIPVKDVPVALTEELIVTTCRIIDADLRQKFGIEAPRLAVAGLNPHAGEDGALGTEDRDVVHPATIRLRKDGIDAFGPLPADTMFHDAARRRYDVAVCMYHDQALIPAKALGFDDSVNVTLGLPFIRTSPDHGTAFGIAGQGIANEASLVAALKMAAEISARSQVSA is encoded by the coding sequence GTGACACATGCATCCCTGCCGCTTGCCCTGACACAGGGAGACCCAGCCGGTATCGGCCCTGATATCGCCATCACCGCCTGGGCCAGGCGCCGGGAAAACGGCGTAGCGCCCTTCGTCTTCATCGGCGATCCGGATGTGGTGGCGAGCCGCGCGGCGCTGATCGGCATCCCGGTCAACATCGAGACCTGCGATGCGGCGAATGCCGTCAGCCTGTTCGATGACGCTTTTCCCGTGCTTCCTCTTCCCGTCGGCTTCGAGGTTCAGGCAGGCCAGCCGCATGTCGGTGCGGCCCATGCAACGATCAAGGCCATCGAGACCGCCGTTTCCCTGACGGTCGAGGGCAAGGCTTCAGCCGTGGTTACCAATCCGATTGCCAAGTCCGTGCTTTACGAGGCGGGTTTCGGTTTCCCCGGCCATACGGAATTTCTTGCCGATCTTGCCTTGCGTCTTACCGGCAAGCAGGTGACACCGGTCATGATGATCGCCGGACCCAAAGTCCGTGTCGTGCCGGTGACGATCCATATTCCGGTCAAAGACGTGCCGGTGGCGCTGACCGAAGAGCTTATCGTCACGACCTGCCGAATCATCGATGCGGACCTCCGGCAGAAATTCGGCATCGAGGCGCCGCGTCTGGCGGTTGCCGGGCTCAACCCGCATGCGGGCGAGGACGGTGCGCTCGGCACCGAGGATCGCGACGTGGTTCATCCCGCGACCATTCGGTTGCGGAAGGACGGGATCGATGCTTTCGGCCCCCTGCCCGCCGATACGATGTTCCACGATGCCGCCCGCCGGCGCTATGATGTCGCCGTGTGCATGTATCATGATCAGGCGCTCATTCCGGCCAAGGCGCTCGGCTTTGACGATTCCGTCAATGTCACGCTCGGCCTGCCCTTCATCCGCACCTCGCCCGACCATGGCACAGCCTTCGGCATCGCCGGTCAGGGTATTGCCAATGAGGCGAGTCTGGTCGCGGCACTGAAGATGGCGGCGGAGATTTCCGCCCGCAGCCAGGTCAGCGCATAA
- a CDS encoding peptidylprolyl isomerase produces MMNFGKTALRGAAFAFAIFAVPMAAVPYAGQAFADNTVKIVVNKTPITNDDIAKRVAFLKLQRQSGNLNEKAREQLVDEALKREEIGRVKMSVSTEDVDAAFARFAGNNKMTPQQLTKVLSQAGVGADHFKSFIAVQMSWPRLVNARYGARGKMSTQDLVTRLKERGDKPVTTEYFLQQVIFVIPESKRNSITGKRKSEAEASRKRYPGCDQAMTFAATMRDVAIKDLGRILAPELPEDWKALVEKTKEGGTTGTRVTEKGVEYLAICKQRQVSDDYAAEMVFKSEDLMKAKEGENPNEKKYMDELRKKAQIVNT; encoded by the coding sequence ATGATGAATTTCGGAAAGACGGCTTTGCGTGGCGCTGCTTTTGCCTTTGCGATATTCGCCGTTCCCATGGCCGCTGTGCCCTATGCCGGCCAGGCCTTCGCCGATAACACCGTCAAGATCGTCGTCAACAAGACCCCGATTACCAATGACGATATTGCCAAGCGCGTCGCCTTCCTGAAGCTGCAGCGCCAGTCCGGCAATCTCAATGAAAAAGCCCGTGAGCAGCTCGTCGACGAGGCGCTGAAACGCGAGGAAATCGGCCGCGTGAAAATGTCGGTCAGCACCGAAGACGTCGATGCCGCTTTTGCGCGTTTTGCCGGCAACAACAAGATGACCCCGCAGCAATTGACCAAGGTGCTGTCGCAGGCTGGCGTCGGCGCCGACCATTTCAAATCCTTCATTGCCGTCCAGATGAGCTGGCCGCGCCTCGTCAATGCCCGCTACGGTGCACGTGGCAAGATGTCGACGCAGGATCTCGTCACCCGCCTGAAGGAACGTGGCGACAAGCCGGTCACAACGGAATATTTCCTGCAGCAGGTGATCTTCGTCATCCCGGAATCAAAGCGCAACTCCATCACCGGCAAGCGCAAGTCCGAAGCCGAAGCCTCGCGCAAGCGTTATCCCGGCTGCGACCAGGCCATGACCTTCGCTGCGACCATGCGGGACGTGGCGATCAAGGATCTTGGACGTATTCTTGCCCCCGAACTGCCGGAAGACTGGAAGGCGTTGGTGGAAAAAACCAAGGAAGGTGGCACCACCGGCACGCGCGTAACCGAAAAGGGCGTCGAATATCTGGCGATCTGCAAGCAGCGTCAGGTTTCCGACGACTATGCTGCGGAAATGGTGTTCAAGTCCGAAGACCTGATGAAGGCCAAGGAAGGCGAGAACCCGAACGAAAAGAAATATATGGATGAGCTGCGCAAGAAGGCGCAGATCGTCAACACCTGA